The Tachypleus tridentatus isolate NWPU-2018 chromosome 5, ASM421037v1, whole genome shotgun sequence genome includes a window with the following:
- the LOC143251037 gene encoding zinc finger BED domain-containing protein 5-like isoform X1, whose translation MFCVGICAFYTNEIKLFLETQERKDLVAHFEDEAWNKRVAYLADIFDQLNKLNLKLQGRETHVLLFQDSLRAFVSKLQNWRRKTNLGNIAMFEKLCGVTDESQIQLDQFLKDEITEHLQSLEKEVERYFPELSQEQEALVRNPFCTELDVSSIPDDIQDEFLDLRNDSSARDLFKVKSVTQFWCAMYQSYSKVSMIALRVLVPFASTYLCEAGFSTLVNIKTKNRNRLDVGYDIRLALTNARPRISKLAAEMQHQASH comes from the exons ATGTTTTGTGTTGGGATTTGTGCTTTCTATACTA atgaaataaagctattcctggagactcaagaaaggaaagatcttgtagctcactttgaagatgaagcatggaataaaagggttgcatACCTAGctgacatttttgaccagctgaacaagctcaatttgaagcttcaaggaagagaaacacatgttctcctttttcaagatagtcttcgggcctttgtttccaaactgcagaactggcgtcggaaaaccaatcttggaaacatcgctatgtttgaaaaactttgtggagtgacggatgagtctcagatccaactggatcagttcctcaaggatgagattaccgaacatcttcagtctctagaaaaggaagttgagcgttacttccctgagctatcacaggaacaggaggccctggtaaggaacccattttgtactgaacttgatgtatccagcatcccagatgatatacaagatgaatttctggatctaaggaacgactcttcagctcgtgatctcttcaaggtgaaatccgtgactcagttctggtgcgctatgtatcagtcatactccaaagtcagcatgatagctttacgtgtccttgttccatttgcttctacctacttgtgtgaggcaggattttccactcttgtcaatataaaaacaaagaataggaacagattggatgttggataTGACAtaagactggctctaacaaacgctcggccacgaatttcaaagcttgctgctgaaatgcaacatcaggcatctcactag
- the LOC143251037 gene encoding vesicle transport protein SFT2A-like isoform X2: MNKLKQALSGEEAEEQGITSQIRDASSLSWSTRIKGFIICFVLGFVLSILGSACLLLKNGFILFGIFYTIGNVTALASTCFLMGPLNQLKKMFASTRIIATIIMLISLVLTLCAAFWWKNIGLTLLFCIIQFLAMTWYSISYIPYARDAIKKCFDSCIS; the protein is encoded by the exons ATGAACAAACTCAAACAAGCATTAAGCGGAGAGGAAGCCGAAGAACAAGGCATAACATCACAG ATCCGAGATGCATCGTCTCTCAGTTGGTCAACTAGGATTAAGGGATTTATCATATGTTTTGTGTTGGGATTTGTGCTTTCTATACTA GGATCTGCATGCCTTTTGTTGAagaatggttttattttatttggtattttctaCACCATAGGGAATGTCACAGCCTTAGCTAG taCATGTTTCCTCATGGGTCCCCTCAACCAACTTAAAAAGATGTTTGCTTCAACTCGAATTATAGCAACAATTATAATGCTG aTTTCCTTAGTTCTCACCTTGTGTGCTGCATTTTGG tGGAAGAACATTGGGCTTACTCTTCTGTTTTGTATCATTCAGTTTTTAGCTATGACTTGGTATTCCATCTCATACATTCCATATGCCAG GGATGCCATCAAAAAATGCTTTGACTCGTGTATTAGTTGA